Within the Salvelinus alpinus chromosome 38, SLU_Salpinus.1, whole genome shotgun sequence genome, the region ATTTCCCTTTCATATGCTTTCGTTGGTGGTGTCTTTTCAAATGATACGATTGAGAATAACTTTTGTCACAATCAGGGCATTGGTGAGCCTTCACTcctgtatgtgttagttggtgtgACTTAAGACGATCTAATCGACCGAAACCTCTGTCGCATTCggggcagtggtaaggcttctctccagtatGTGTTCGTTGGTGTCTTTTAAGATCCCCCACTTGTCGAAAGCTCTTCCCACAGTCGGAGCACTGATTCATTtcagagcagtggtaaggcttcgtACCTGTATGAGTTTCTTGCTGAAGGTATGCCTTTTCTCCAGcatgtacatgcatgtgtgtttttaGATCTTTAGGTCTGGAGAAAAGTTCCTCACAATGATTGCAGTGGAAGCATTTCCCTTTCATATGCTTTCGCTGGTGGTGTCTTTTCAAATGATACGATTGAGAATAACTTTTGTCACAATCAGGGCATTGGTGAGCCTTCACTcctgtatgtgttagttggtgtgACTTAAGACGATCTAATCGAGCAAAACTTTGTTCACAATCGGGGCAGTGGTGAGGCTTCTCTCCAGTATGTGTTCGCTGGTGTCTTATAAGATCCCTCACTTTTCTGAAGCTCTTACTGCAGTCAAAGCAGTAGTGAGGCTTCTCTCCTCCAGGACTGAAGCCCTCAATCCACTCATCAGTGCCACCTGTATGTTGGGGCTCCTCTCCATTCTCCTGTGTTGTTTGGGGTTGTTGTGGTCTGTCTGAGTTTTGATTATTTTTCTCGGATTGGCACTGGGTATTGGCTGGGCATTGCGGTTTGCTATGTGAAAGCACACTCTCTACATTTGCTGCACTGTTGGCAGCTTTGAAGTTATTCTCCGGCAGGTCCTGTTGCTTTTTCACAAGTTCAGTTTGACGAATGCGTGTGACAGCTTTATCCAGTGTTATTTCTGGGTCCATTTGTAATTGCTCGGACAGTCTTCTGTCACGTAAGCCCATGACTAGTCTGTCTCTTATCATCTCACTGAGCAGAGCTCCATAACCACAATGTTCCGACAAACAATGAAGTGCCGTGATAAAATCATCAGC harbors:
- the LOC139566359 gene encoding zinc finger protein 271-like, translating into MAELEDAGLPQTMQETRDEEEPGNSKAEEMDTSEDLQDDNLIKQEHFHSSNNEQQDGHFLVRRNVILERTKFNQRQQEAGETADDFITALHCLSEHCGYGALLSEMIRDRLVMGLRDRRLSEQLQMDPEITLDKAVTRIRQTELVKKQQDLPENNFKAANSAANVESVLSHSKPQCPANTQCQSEKNNQNSDRPQQPQTTQENGEEPQHTGGTDEWIEGFSPGGEKPHYCFDCSKSFRKVRDLIRHQRTHTGEKPHHCPDCEQSFARLDRLKSHQLTHTGVKAHQCPDCDKSYSQSYHLKRHHQRKHMKGKCFHCNHCEELFSRPKDLKTHMHVHAGEKAYLQQETHTGTKPYHCSEMNQCSDCGKSFRQVGDLKRHQRTHTGEKPYHCPECDRGFGRLDRLKSHQLTHTGVKAHQCPDCDKSYSQSYHLKRHHQRKHMKGKYFRCNHCEELFSKPEDLKTHMHVHTGENAYLPQETHTGKKPYHCSRCDKRFPDMAKLRSHLPVHTGDLALHCSDCGKCFLNKAKFERHQRTHTESVLYLCTDCGEGFTNMQRLERHQRMHTGEKPYHCTDCGKSFALEKTFKCHKQAHKFKLSGERAAYPCSECGNTFSRSCDVMTHVRRVHNKERPFQCSCCGKRFFQKNSLTIHMRIHTGEKPYHCSDCGQSFSQINDRKRHQKRQHSGEETTSILQSERQNHRDTQ